The Arachis hypogaea cultivar Tifrunner chromosome 19, arahy.Tifrunner.gnm2.J5K5, whole genome shotgun sequence genome has a window encoding:
- the LOC112779192 gene encoding AUGMIN subunit 2-like, protein MSTESSDSNWVGRKSPRRTGGMSDALSIAADLGFSVWPLTPTQSLQISSPTTPEKGQDLIRVLRELSSAQRKIADLQVELQARKDDKNVAHLTHVIEMEKKIETLARITAILKDVIQKKVMNDNIHVAFQFSV, encoded by the exons ATGTCGACGGAGAGCAGTGATTCGAACTGGGTAGGAAGGAAGTCCCCTAGACGCACCGGTGGCATGTCCGACGCTCTCTCCATTGCCGCCGATCTTGGTTTCTCCGTCTGGCCTCTCACACCCACCCAATCCCTTCAGATTTCGTCCCCTACTACACCCGAAAAGGGCCAAGACCTCATCCGAGTTTTGAGAGAACTCTCCTCCGCCCAACGCAAAATCGCTGATTTGCAAGTCGAGCTTCAAGCCCGAAAG GACGATAAGAATGTTGCACATTTGACTCATGTAATCGAAATGGAGAAGAAGATTGAGACTTTAGCAAGGATTACTGCTATACTCAAAGATGTTATACAGAAGAAGGTGATGAATGATAATATACATGTCGCGTTCCAATTTTCCGTTTAG
- the LOC112775592 gene encoding stem-specific protein TSJT1, producing MLAVFEKSVAKSPEALQSPQSNSVSSLKDGFLAQHFSSVHPGSVTVNLGSSGLLAYSLERQNPLLPRLFAVVDDIFCLFQGHLENVAHLKQQYGLNKTANEVIIVIEAYRTLRDRGPYPAAQVVRDFQGKFAFILFDSGSKTAFIAADADGCVPFYWGADADGNLVLADEKEVVTKSCGTSSAPFPKGFFFTTSGGLSSFEHPLNEVKPVPRVDSSGQVCGATFKVDEAKKESTGMSRVGSAANWSNNI from the exons ATGCTGGCGGTTTTTGAGAAGTCGGTGGCGAAGAGCCCAGAGGCTCTGCAGAGTCCTCAGTCAAACTCTGTTTCATCACTGAAAGATGGGTTTTTGGCGCAGCACTTCTCATCTGTTCATCCTGGCTCCGTTACCGTCAATCTTGGCTCTTCAGGTCTCTTGGCCTATTCTCTTGAGAGACAGAACCCCCTTCTCCCAAG GCTATTTGCGGTTGTGGATGACATCTTCTGCTTGTTTCAAGGCCACCTTGAGAATGTTGCTCATCTGAAGCAGCAATATGGATTGAATAAAACGGCAAATGAGGTGATCATTGTCATAGAGGCATACAGAACTCTCAGAGATCGTGGTCCCTATCCTGCTGCTCAGGTCGTGAGAGATTTCCAAGGCAAATTTGCGTTTATTCTGTTTGACAGTGGTTCTAAAACCGCATTTATTGCTGCA GATGCTGATGGGTGTGTTCCCTTCTATTGGGGAGCTGATGCCGATGGAAATCTTGTTCTTGCAGACGAGAAAGAGGTTGTAACTAAGAGCTGTGGGACATCTTCTGCACCATTCCCTAAAG GATTCTTCTTTACAACATCCGGAGGTTTGAGCAGTTTTGAGCATCCACTTAATGAGGTGAAGCCTGTCCCAAGAGTTGACAGTTCCGGTCAGGTGTGTGGTGCAACTTTCAAGGTGGATGAGGCTAAGAAGGAATCAACTGGCATGTCAAGGGTTGGGAGTGCTGCTAACTGGTCGAATAATATCTAA
- the LOC112775591 gene encoding meiotic recombination protein DMC1 homolog produces the protein MKRGGSANSFAACLHSAYNSRFTVMLAAITNFSLSFPALYIYWDLHLFDKRFKISHTVLSLRNIQISPPKISFLHQTKMLAALKAEESSGQLQLVEREDEDDDDLFEAIDKLISQGINAGDVKKLQDAGIYTCNGLMMHTKKNLTGIKGLSEAKVDKICEAAEKLVNFGYITGSDVLLKRKSVIRITTGSQALDELLGGGIETSSITEAFGEFRSGKTQLAHTLCVSTQLPTSMRGGNGKVAYIDTEGTFRPDRIVPIAERFGMDPAAVLDNIIYARAYTYEHQYNLLLGLAAKMSEEPFRLLIVDSVIALFRVDFSGRGELAERQQRLAQMLSRLVKIAEEFNVAVYMTNQVIADPGGGVFVTDPKKPAGGHVLAHAATIRLMFRKGKGEQRVCKVFDAPNLPEAEAVFQITPGGIADAKD, from the exons atgaaaagaggAGGAAGCGCGAACAGTTTTGCTGCATGCCTGCATAGCGCATACAATTCACGCTTCACAGTCATGCTCGCAGCTATAACGAACTTCTCACTCTCATTTCCCGCCCTCTATATATATTGGGACCTTCACTTGTTCGATAAAAGATTCAAAATCTCTCACACAGTTCTCTCTCTCAGGAACATTCAAATTTCCCCTCCGAAGATCTCTTTCCTTCACCAAACCAAAATGCTTGCTGCGCTCAA aGCTGAAGAATCTAGCGGCCAGTTGCAGCTCGTGGAACGCGAAGACGAAGACGATGATGACCTCTTCGAAGCCATCGATAAAC TGATCTCTCAAGGAATCAATGCTGGAGATGTGAAGAAGCTTCAGGACGCAGGGATCTATACTTGCAATGGGTTGATGATGCACACAAAGAAG AACTTGACTGGAATCAAAGGCTTATCTGAGGCTAAGGTCGATAAGATCTGTGAAGCCGCTGAGAAGCTTGTG AATTTTGGTTATATTACTGGAAGTGATGTGCTGCTCAAA AGAAAATCTGTGATCCGAATTACAACAGGAAGCCAAGCGCTTGATGAATTACTAGGAG gcgGAATCGAGACATCGTCAATTACGGAAGCATTTGGAGAATTCCG TTCTGGAAAAACGCAGCTTGCACATACTCTCTGCGTTTCAACTCAG CTTCCAACAAGTATGCGGGGAGGCAATGGAAAAGTTGCTTACATTGACACAGAAGGAACTTT CCGACCTGACCGAATTGTCCCGATAGCTGAGAGATTTGGCATGGATCCTGCCGCTGTTCTGGACAAT ATTATATATGCTCGTGCCTACACTTACGAGCATCAGTATAACCTTCTCCTTGGTTTGGCTGCTAAAATGTCCGAAGAACCATTCAGACTTCTG atagTGGATTCAGTCATTGCTCTGTTTCGGGTGGACTTTTCAGGAAGAGGAGAGCTAGCAGAGCGCCAG CAAAGACTGGCACAGATGCTTTCTCGATTAGTAAAGATAGCTGAGGAATTCAATGTTGCAGTTTATATGACAAATCAAG TTATAGCCGATCCCGGAGGTGGGGTGTTTGTAACTGATCCGAAAAAACCAGCCGGTGGGCATGTGCTGGCCCATGCAGCCACAATAAGGCTGATGTTCAGGAAAGGGAAAGGGGAACAGCGCGTTTGCAAAGTGTTTGACGCCCCAAACCTTCCAGAGGCAGAAGCG GTCTTCCAGATAACACCAGGAGGCATTGCAGACGCAAAGGATTAG